The following proteins come from a genomic window of Sardina pilchardus chromosome 1, fSarPil1.1, whole genome shotgun sequence:
- the ndufaf5 gene encoding arginine-hydroxylase NDUFAF5, mitochondrial: MFSLINKRVLNDGCICPILRICMARVTALPEAPSLRNISTGRTTSEHILSKSHGRLLRCARHLSGRPGGAMNVFDRAMKRQQKKWAASLQDGDKYDYLRAEAGLRVADRVYDIARTFPLALDVGCGKSYIAENLSKDVVERFFLTDICNKSLRQQRESEMPTHCVLADEEFLPFKENTFDLVVSSLSLHWINDLPGALRQIQHVLKPDGVFIGAMVGGETLYELRCSLQLAELEREGGFAPHISPYTAVTDLGNLLGQAGFNMLTVDIDEIQVNYPGMLEVMNDLKGMGESNCSWNRKPILHRDTLLAAAAIYKEMYGNEDGTVPATFEVLHMIGWKPHESQAKPAQRGSANVSFADLSKIGKTPPDQKS, encoded by the exons ATGTTTAGCTTAATAAATAAGCGTGTTTTAAACGACGGTTGTATTTGTCCCATATTACGGATATGCATGGCCAGAGTGACAGCTCTCCCCGAAGCACCCAGTCTTAGAAATATCTCCACTGGACGTACGACATCTGAACATATTTTGTCTAAATCGCATGGCCGGTTACTAAGATGTGCCAGACACCTATCTGGCAGACCGGGAGGAGCGATGAACGTGTTTGACAGGGCTATGAAGCGCCAGCAGAAGAAGTGGGCAGCATCGCTCCAGGACGGTGACAAGTACGATTACTTAAGAGCAGAG GCTGGACTACGGGTGGCAGACAGAGTTTACGACATTGCAAG GACCTTTCCTCTGGCATTAGATGTCGGCTGTGGGAAAAGTTACATAGCTGAGAATTTGAGCAAG GATGTAGTTGAACGGTTCTTCCTTACTGACATCTGTAACAAGTCACTG AGGcagcagagggagagtgagatgcCCACCCACTGCGTCCTGGCCGACGAGGAGTTCCTGCCATTCAAAGAGAACACTTTTGATCTCGTGGTCAGCAGTCTGAG cttgcATTGGATCAACGATCTTCCTGGTGCCCTACGACAG atccaGCATGTGCTGAAGCCTGACGGCGTGTTCATCGGGGCGATGGTGGGCGGGGAGACCCTGTACGAGCTGCGCTGCTCACTGCAGCTGGCCGAGCTGGAGCGCGAGGGCGGCTTCGCCCCGCACATCTCCCCCTACACGGCCGTCACCGACCTGGGCAACCTGCTGGGGCAGGCCGGCTTCAACATGCTCACGGTG GATATTGATGAAATTCAGGTCAACTACCCAGGGATGCTTGAGGTCATGAATGACTTGAAAG GAATGGGGGAAAGCAACTGTTCCTGGAACAGGAAACCGATTCTCCACAGAGACACCCTGCTCGCAGCGGCAGCCATCTAcaagg AGATGTATGGCAATGAGGATGGCACGGTCCCGGCCACCTTTGAGGTTCTGCACATGATTGGCTGGAAGCCCCATGAGTCTCAG gccAAGCCAGCACAGAGGGGGTCAGCCAACGTCTCCTTTGCAGACCTGTCCAAGATCGGCAAAACGCCACCGGACCAAAAATCatag